GCCACCGGCTTAGTGCAGGAAGAACATATTTTCTTTCCTTTTCCGAATTCCCAATCCGCCATATTTCAACGCCTTCTTTAGCAAGCAAATTAAGTCCCGTTCCTTCCGTCGGGGGTACCCCCTATTATATCGAATACCCGCAGGGGACAGCTAATACAGCTGATTTAAAACAATTATTAGTCTTTTACCTTCTGCTTAATCCGCCCTCTACGAGGAATCCCTATTTATCGGGTGTCCCCGAATCCCGCCCCGTTCCACGGGACCCCGATTATTGGGAGTCCCCGAAGGGGGCAAAGCGGGAGGAGCGGGGCTAAATCAGCTTACAGGATATTTATTATTATTCCAGATATTTATCCTTGTTTTCCGCCCACCATCTTTTCCACACTTCCGGCCGGCCACCCAGGCGCTTGCCGGTAATCTGGTTAAGAGAAACAAGCGCCGCGTCGATAAGTTCCGGCTTATCGGTGCGGTCAAGAAGGCTTATAAGCGTGGGCAAGCAAGCCAGGTCCCTGATAAGCCCCAGCGCCTTGATGCTGTTCTGCTTGACGAAATCATCCGGGTCGTTCAATCCTTTTATGACATAATCATAAGATCTGTCATCCACGAATTTACCGAGCGACAGGGCGGCTTCTGCCCTGACCTGCCAGCGCGCATCTTTCAGCATCATTTCCCCAAGCTTATCAATCCAGTAATCCATGCCTGATTCACCCAGGGAATCTATCATCGTCAGTGAAACGGTCAGCGAAGAGTCGGGGGAATTTATTATATCCATCACCGCGCCTTCGGCAATACCGCCCATTTCCGCAATTGATAAAGTAAGTTGGCGGATAATATCCGCATTCTTGATTGATTTAAGGACCATCAGAGCCGGCTTTAAAACAGCTTTTCCCGATGAGCTGATTTGCTCTCTTGCCCACGTATGTATAACCATATCCGTGGCTAAAAATTTATATGTCAAAAGCTGGACCATGGCGATCAGGGCTTCGGGTCCCAGCTGGACCAGCGCCTGGCGCGCCTTGTTCCATTCGGAAAGCGAGGGTATTTCAAACCGCTCAAGTGCCTTGATTGTTTTCCCTTCCCTGACCAAAGCATCACGCGCCGCATCGGCAATACGCTTATCGGAATTCGTTAAATCAGACATTAAATGGGCCAGGTGCACAGGCATGGTCAGCTGTTTCAATCCTTCCTGGGCCTTTTTCCTTTCTTCCGAAGATTCGCTGCCGAGCAATATGAATAAATCAGCGGCATATTTCGCCCGTTTTGCATCGGAAAGGATAAACGGCGTGGTGAGAATCGCTTCAGGCGGCGTTTCCGAGGCAACCGGTTTTTCAGGCGGAGCCGAACATCCGCCCAAAACCAGCACCAAACAAACTAACGCCAAAGAAATATGCATCCTCATAAATAATCTTTTAACTCGTTAAGAAGCGTATTCTGCCGGTTGATTAATTCTTTTACTTCTTTTTCCGTTTTTGCGATTACGGCCTTATCCTTGATAGAAACGAAATTGGCATTTACGTTCATCAGGCAGCCGTTGAATGCGGACTGGCTCAATAATATCGCTACGCCGAAATCGCTTTTTACATTCAGGTTAAACTTAAGGCAATCCCCTATTCCTTTAAGGCATTCAAGGTTTTCAAGGACGGCCCGCATCCCTTTTAAAGGAACATCCATTGCACCAATTAGTGCAGATTGTATTTTTTTACTGCGCAATGTTTTCTCTTTTTCCATTTCCTTAGGGTTTTTATAAGCATTCATCACGCTTTCATAAGCTAGGCAGTCTTTTTCCGAAAGACTTAAAAGCTCCCGGCTTTTCTTACGGAAAAACCCGCTGGCTTTTTTAAGAAGCTTTGCCTGCTCTGCAGGGGATTTTTTGATAATGATATCGCAAACCATTTTACCCAATGCCGAAGCCATCGCCCCGGCAAATGCGGAAGCATTACCCCCGCCCGGCACGGCATTTGACGAGCCCAATAAATCCAGGTATTTCTGTAACGGCATTGGGGGATATTTCATTTTAATTCGACCGGTTTAGGCAGATCCTGAAGGGAATTAAGACCGAGCAATTCCAGAAACTTGGGGGCGGTGCCGTAAAGAATCGGATGGCCCAATTCCTCGGAACGGCCGGCCATTTTAACCAGCCCTTTTTCCATAAGCGCCCTGACAATGGCGCTGGAATCCACACCGCGAATAGATTCTATCTCAGCCCGGATAACCGGCTGTTTATAGGCGATGATGGATAAAACCTCCATGGCGGCATTGGAAAGCTTGGTTTCCTCGCGCTGGATATTAAGTTTGGCAAGCCACTCTCGGTAATCCGGCTTGGTGCGCATCTGGAATCCGCCGGCAATTTCCTGGATAAAAAACGCCCTGTTCTGCGCCTCGTATTCCTTATTAAGTTCGCTTATCGCCTCCTTAACCGCGGGAAGCGCTACATCGCCGATGACATTTTTAATCTTGTTGGCGGGCAGGGATTCTTCAGTGGCAAAGAGCAAGGCTTCTACGATTTTCTTGACTTCAAAAAGTTCCATAAGACGTTATAAAACTAAAATCGCCCTGTTTTGTCAAATGAATAATAATTTTATTTGGGCTTTCCGGGCAAGGGCGTCTAAATTACGGACAGGGAATCCCCCGAAAGGGTTCGCGGGGTATTTATTATTCGGGCGGCTCGTATTAGCTAAACGGCCGGATTAATATCTTTTTCCGAAATCTTTTCTCGGACCGCCGCCGCCTTCTCTGGGCGGGCGGGCTTCATCAATTCTCATCTGGCGTCCTTTGAATTCCTGCCCGTCAAGAGCGGCTTTCGCGGCTTCGGCTTCTGCCGGAGAACCCATCTCAACAAAACCGAATCCCTTGCCCTGTATGATATTGACGCTGTTGACTGTTCCATGCGCCGTAAAAAGGCCCTTTAGTTCTTCGTTAGTCACCTCGTAGCTGAGGTTTCCTACATATAATTTATTCCCTTGCATGAGAAAACTCCTTCTTATTAACAACTTATTCGGGAAACAACTTAAACAGGACCGGTTAAATTACCCGCCTCCTTTCGCTTTAACCGGGTTATGTTCAATTCCCTTTTCTTTTTAGGAGTATAACAAAGAGGATTCCCTGTGTCAAGAAGATTTTCCAGGAACAGCCAAATTAATTTGTAATCGGGAAGCGCCCGGAATTCTTAATTATTTTGACATGGCGCAGGGCGAATCGTAAAATTCCCCGATATTATGGCTGCCCATCCAAAGAAACAAAATGCCATCCTGCTCATCGGACCAACCGGTTCCGGCAAAACACCGCTAGGGAATTTCATGGAAAAGAAAAGCTGGCAAGGCCGGCGATGCCGCCACTTCGATTTCGGAGAAAACCTGCGCCGTATCGCCGTCGGCAGATCATCTTCCATGTTCAACAGGAAAGAAACTGCTTTTATCCGCGATATACTCTCTTCGGGCGCGCTTTTAAAGGATAAAGATTTTCTCGTTGCCGCCAAGACATTGAAATATTTCATAAAAAAGAAACGCGTCAAACCGGATGATTTCATTATCCTGAACGGGCTGCCCCGCCATACCGGGCAAGCAAAAGTAATGGCAAAAACGGTTGATATCAAAATGCTGATTAGCCTTGTTTCATCGCCGGAAACTATCCTTAAAAGAATAAAAACCAATGCCGGCGGAGACAGGAAAGGGAGAACGGATGATAATATAGAATCTGTAGCTAAAAAACTGGAGCTATTCAGGAAGCACACAGTCTCATTAATTGAATATTACCGTAAACTGGGCGTAAAAATCGCTTCGGTTACCGTATCCGCACGCACCAAACCTAAAAACATACTGAACACCCTGGAACAGGAACAAAACCGGCTATAAAATAATAATTAAGAAAAAATAATTATTTGCAAAACTTTTGCCTGTTTTAGGTGTATTATATATAAGAGAGAATTATATACCAATATAACCCCATCTTCAAATAAGGAGGAGACGTTTATGAATAAAAACATGCTGTTAGGGAAAAAGTGCTGGATAGCCCTGATTGCGGTTACTTTGTTTGCACTAGTTTTAACTGAAGCCAATCTGTTTGCGGAAAATAAAGACCCGGCGGCCGGGAACAACGGGAACGTACCTCCTCTCCCACCGCGCGAGGAGAAGAAACAAAACCAGCAAAACAAGCAAAACCCACCGGTTAAAACAGATATGAAAGAAGTGGATGTTAAATGGCGCACGGATAAGCTTAAAGAAGCGTTTGAACTGGCGCGCAAGGAAAACAAATTCCTGTTCATTTATTTTATATTTTCGGAATTGGACAAATGCCCTCCTATTTATGACGGGAAAATATCTGCCTATTCAAGGGACAAAGCCGTGTTTATCAAAATCCATGTTGAAACGGTAAAAGGCGAAATCAAAAATAAAAATATAGCCGAATTCTTTGAAAGGTATCAACTGGAAAAAGAAGGCGTTGCCGTGGTGCTGGACCAGCATCGTAATTTTATTGCAAAGCTGCCAGTCCCTGCCGCCAATAGCAAACTGCTTGCTTTGCTGGAAAAATCGGAACAAGCAATCGAGGAAACAGGAAAAAACCTCAAAAAACAGTGGGAAAAAGCAGTTAAGCTCAAGAAAGGCGACAATAAAAAAGAACTGATCAGAGAACTAAACAAAATCATCCAAACCAATCAGCATGGATACGAGGAGTTCGCCAATGCAAAAAAAGAGCTTGAAACGCTGAATGAACCGTTTAAAACACGGCTAAAAGAAATAATCAAGCAATATATTGTAAACGGAAAAGACAAAGAAGATACCATAAAAGAAACTATTGAACAGATGGAAATGCTGATTAAAGACTGCAAGGAACTGCCTGCGGAAGCCGATATACAAAACGCAATCGCCAAAATAAAAAAAGGAGAAGCCTTCCCCGATGAAGAAAAAGAAGCAGAAGAAAGCAAAGTAAAAGCGGAAGAAAAAGAAGCTCCTCCTGAAATTAATATTGACGATTTATTGGAAGAACCTGCCGCGGACGACATGTAACGCGTTAAAAGAAAAGACGGTTTATCTTTCCGGAGTGATAAAAGCACCTAGTTGCTTATAACAGCTGCCCCTAAAGCGTCTTCGTACTCTTTCAAAAACCTTTGCGGAGAGATTCCGCTTTCAATCACCGACCACGGCAGTATTTCATCGGGCTTCCTAGGGCGGCGGGCATAATCATCCATCGAAAAACCGTTTTTATTAAACGCCTCCTCCCACAAGGCAAAGTTAAAAGCTTCATCCCAGGAATCAAACCGGCATCCTGACTTCCATACATCCAGGATGACTTTTCCCAGTTTCCTGTCTCCGCGCGCCATGGCGCCTTCTAAAACGTTGCGCGACCCGTCGTGGAATTTTAATTTTATCTTATTGGAACGGACGAGGGTTTTTATCAATTGCTGTTTGGCTTGTATTGCCTCTATCGAATCCATCGCCACCCACTGAAAAGCCGTATGCGGCTTGGGAGTAAAAGGCGATATTGTTACATTTATATTGCCTGCCCAGCCAGTGGCTTCTTTTCCCATCAGGGATGATTTATTAATCATTTCAGATAGCATCTTGATATCTTCCTCTGTTTCGCCTGGTAACCCAATCATAAAATACAGCTTTATCAGATTCCAGCCGTTTTTATATGCCGACTTGATGGCTTCAAATAAATCTTCATCCCCTATCGGCTTATCGATAGTCCGGCGCAAACGTGTAGAACCGGCTTCCGGCGCCATGGTAAAACCTTCCTTGCGCACCGCGGACATTATTGCAGGCAGATTCCTTAATTGTTCATCTATATGTAAGGAAGGCAAAGAAATGCTTACCTTCCGTGCCCTGAAACGGGCGTTCAGGCGGGTCAAAAGCTCGGGTAGCCAGGGATAATCACCGCTTGATAAGGAAAGAAGAGAGATTTCATCATAACCCGTGCTTTTGTATGTCTCCTCCGCCAGGTTTACCAGCGTCTCAACCGAACGATAACGCACGGGAGATTTTATCGTATTCGATATGCAAAACCTGCAGCTGTGCGGGCAACCCCTCATTATTTCCAGGTTGATTCTGTCATGCACGGCTTCGGCAAAGGGAATAACCGGGTTGGTCGGGTAAAAGGCATTGTCCAAATCTTCCAGCACCGCCTTCTTGATGGTCGGCGGAATATCATTATCTTTTGGTTTTATTGAAGCAACTGTCCCGTCCGCATTATATATAACATCATAAAGGCATGGTGCGTATAATGCCGGCACCCTTTTTACGAGCATCTTTATCATTTCATACCGGTTTTTCAGGTGTACCTTTTTCAGCAATAAAAATTCATCGCATAATTTTGGCAGGATATCCTCTCCATCCCCTATTACGAATATATCTATAAAATCAGACATGGGTTCGGGATTAAATACCGCCGGGCCGCCGGCGATGACAAGCGGGTCTTCAATACGGCGCTCGGCGCTTTTCAAGGGAATTCCGCCCAGATGAAGCATATTGAGCGTGTTGGTATAACACAATTCATGCTGCAGGGAAAACCCGATGATGTCAAATTCCTTGATCGGCGTATGAGTCTCCAGCGAATAAAGCGGGATATTATTCCCCTTCAACACCTTTTCCATATCCTTCCACGGGGTAAAAACACGCTCGGCAGCCATATCGGGATTCTTGTTGATTATCCCGTAAAGAATCTGGATACCCAGGTGCGACATGCCTATTTTATATGTATCAGGAAAAGCAAGCAATAATTTCAGCCTGACAGAAGAATGATCCTTCACAATGGAATTAACCTCACCGCCGATATATTGCGAAGGATGCTGTGCGTTCAGCAATAACGGTTCAATTTGTTTCCAGACGGATGACATATCCTTACTATAAATATATTACGTTGATTAGTCAACAATAAAAATTCAAGGCTGCTCGTGGAGAAAGTTATTTTCTTTTATTTTGCTTTTCATAGCGTTTTCTATTAAAATCACCCTGCTTATAAAATAAAGGATAATATCATGCAAATCCTGGTAATGTATTATTCAAGGAGCGGCAACACTAAAAAACTGTCTGAGGAAATCGCGCGCGGCGTAAAAGAAGTCGACGGCGTTTCCTGCCTGGTTAAATCCGTTTCGGAAGTGACCAAGGAAGATTTTCTGGAGTCGGATGGAATCATTGCCGGCTCTCCGGTATATTTCGGGACGATGGCTGCCGAGATGAAAGCGGTGTTCGATAAATTCGTCTCCGTAAGGAGAAAGATGGAGAATAAAATCGGCGCGGCATTCGCCACAGCGGGAGATTCGACAGGCGGAAAAGAAACAACCCTTATGTCCATCTTCCAGGCAATGTTGATATACGGGATGATTATCGCGGGTGACCCTCTGGATGCCACGGGCCATTATGGGGTGGCTTGTACCGGCGCACCGGATACCAGGACTTCGGAAAATGCCGCCAAACTCGGTAAACGTGTCGCCCTGCTCGTAAAAAAGATAAAATCTTAGAAATGGAGTAAACCATGAAAAAGATATTTTTCCTCCTGCTGTCAATCGCGGCTTTATTCGCCTATCTAGGATGCAACTCTACCGATGCGGGAACCGAAAATCCTGCCCAAAAAGAAGAATCCAAAGACAAGGAAAAACCGTTTGCCGAAGTTATCAAGGACTATACCCCCATTACAGGCTGTTTCAATATCTATTACAAAGCAGATGAAGGCAAGGCGTTCCTGGAAATAAAACCGGAACAATTTGATAATATTTACCTGTGTTCCATCGTCCGCGAATCCGGCGACGGCGGATTCTTCGATTCCGCCTCCATGGAAGACAGTTTCCCGTTTATCTTCAGGAAAGTAAATAAAACCATCCAATTCATCCATAAGAACGTTTATTACACGGCGGATAAATCGTCGCCGTTTTATAAAGCCATCGAGCGCGGGGTAAGCGATTCCTTGATGGGCTCGGCTAAAATAGAATCCGCGCCCCACCCGGAAACAAAAGGAATCCTAATCGACCTGGGCAATCTTTTCCTGCAGGATTTCCCCCTTGTCTCATTTATTTTAAGCGAGTATGCCAAGCAAGATTATTCGTTCGACCGCGAGAACAGTTATTTCGCATCGCTTAAATCATTCTCGCGGAACACGGAAATCTCCGTTATCATGACCTTCCGGAGCGGACGGCCCAAATGGGAAAATTCGGCTCTACCCGATGCGCGCGGTATGACCCTGCGTTACCATTACAGCCTGAGCGCACTGCCGGAAACCGGTTATACACCGCGCCTGGCAGATGACCGGATCGGGCATTTCATCACGATGTTCCAGGATTACACCACGGTCCTTAAAGATACACCTTATATCCGCTACGTTGAAAGATGGCGACTGGAAAAAGCCGCTCCCGACGCCGAGCTTTCTTCGCCCAAACAGCCGATAGTTTTCTGGATGGAAAAAACTATCCCTACCGAATTCCGCGAAGCAGTCAAAAAGGGTATTTTGCTGTGGAATAATGCTTTCGAGAAAATCGGAATCAAGGATGCGATAGAAGTACGCCAGCAACCGGATGACGCGGACTGGGATCCGGCCGATATTCGTTATAATACTATCTGCTGGATACTTAAACCAAGAAACGGTTATGCCGTCGGTCCGAGTCAGGCTAATCCGCTTACCGGCGAAATTTACGCGGCCGATATCAGGATTAGCGCAGATATCGTGCGCTCCACTTTCCTACAAATGGAAGAACTCATTGAGCCGGTGCAAAATAAATCCAAGCATAACCGGCATCATCAATGCGATTATGGAAACGGGTTGAATTTCCAGGCGGCTTTCGGATTAGCACTCCTTAATTCACGTGGCTCTGTCTCGCCGGATGACCCTGAAATAAAAAAATTCATAAATGATTATATTACGGACCTGGTAGTCCACGAAGTCGGCCATACTCTCGGTTTAAGGCACAATTTCAAGGCAAGTTCAATAAGAAAAATCAAAGAACTACATGACGCCTGTATTACCGAAAAATACGGCTACAGCGGCTCTGTAATGGATTACATGCCGATAAATATCGCCCCCAAAGGAATTAACCAGGGTGCTTACTGGCAAACCGAATTAGGTTATTATGATTACTGGGCAATTGAATACGCCTACAAACCACTTGATGCCAAAACTCTGGATGAGGAAAAAAAAGAACTGGATAAAATCGCCTCGCGCCTGGGGGAAAACGACCTGTCTTACGGCACGGATGAAGACTCCTTCGGATTCAGCCCGGAAGGCGTTGACCCGCTGTGCAACCAGTGGGATTTAAGCGACGACCCGATTACCTTTTTCCGGCTCAGGATAGAACTGGTCAAAGAATTATGGAAGAATATCGCCGAAGGTAAATTCGCCGAGCCGGGCATGCGTTATACGAAAATGAGGAACGCCTTTGCCGCCGGCTTCGGCGCTTATTCCGTTGCCGGATTATGCGCCTCCAAGTTTATCGGGGGGCTTTATTTCCGGCGCGACCATGCAGGCGACCCGGATAACCGCCTGCCTTTTGAACCGGTCTCCGCAGAAGAACAAAGAGCCGCCATCGCCTTCCTGCGGGAATATATCTTCGCCCCGGACGCTTTTTCCTTCCCGGCCGAATTATTAAACAAACTCTCGCCGGAAAGGTTTCCCCAGTTTGAACATTCCAACCAAAAAATCGATTTTCCCATACATGCCTCCGTCCTGAATGTCCAGAAACCGGTGCTCGAACGGATTTACCACCCCATGGTCTTGCAACGGATAATCGATACCCAGTTGAAATATAAGGAAAACCAGGATGTATTTACACTGGCTGAATTATTTGCCAGGATGAGGGACGCCATCTGGTCTGAATTGCTGGTAAAATCCAACCTGCCTGCCGAAGCCTCGGCACAGGCAGGTATCAATTCATTCCGCCGCGCCCTGCAAAAAGAACACCTTGAAAAACTAATACAGCTGGCCGTCAAGCCTCCTGAAAGTATCCCCTCTGATGCCACGGCGCTTGCCCGCGCCGACCTGGTGGCGCTGGATTCGGAAATGGCCAAGCTCCTAAATGACACAATAGATATTACCACCAAGGCGCACTTGGAAGAATGCCGTGCGCTCATCGCCGGCGCTTTGAAAGCCGGCTACCAGAGATAAAAATGGATTACCGCAAAACGCAGGGGATCGTTATCAGGGTCATGGACTACCGCGAAAGCAGCCAGATTGTCACCATCTACACGCGCGATTACGGCAAAGTAACCCTCATGGCGCGCGGTAGCAGGAGGCAAAGGAAGGATATGGACGGACCTTTTGACCTTTTGACGTACTGCGAGGTGGTTTATATCTCCAACCCGCTTAAACAGATGAATATCTTGACCGGCAGCAAAATTTATGATAATTTCAGTGCTTTGCGTAATACTTACGGGAAGCACCTGTATGGCTGGATGGTGGCGGAAATGCTGAATGAAATTACCCCGCCGGAAGATTCCAATCGGTCTTTATTCAGCCTGGCCAAGGCTACTCTTAGGAATATGTGCAAAACCCCGCTCCCCGAAAGCGTTCGGGGCGGTGAACCGTCCGGGGTAAAAGGCGATGACGAAACACTGAAACTCTTGTTCTTTAATTTTCAGGTTCATGCCCTGAAACACCTGGGATACCTTTCGGCAAAAAACCTGAAAACAACTTCGTTTCCCCGGGGAATAATTTCCCGGAATGATTCCCGTGGCGTATTTGCGCTGGTCGAAAACCTGTTAAAGGCCAAAACCCCGCTGGGGCACCTGAAACTTTCCAGGGAAATGCTGACCAAGCTT
The sequence above is drawn from the Planctomycetota bacterium genome and encodes:
- a CDS encoding HEAT repeat domain-containing protein, whose product is MRMHISLALVCLVLVLGGCSAPPEKPVASETPPEAILTTPFILSDAKRAKYAADLFILLGSESSEERKKAQEGLKQLTMPVHLAHLMSDLTNSDKRIADAARDALVREGKTIKALERFEIPSLSEWNKARQALVQLGPEALIAMVQLLTYKFLATDMVIHTWAREQISSSGKAVLKPALMVLKSIKNADIIRQLTLSIAEMGGIAEGAVMDIINSPDSSLTVSLTMIDSLGESGMDYWIDKLGEMMLKDARWQVRAEAALSLGKFVDDRSYDYVIKGLNDPDDFVKQNSIKALGLIRDLACLPTLISLLDRTDKPELIDAALVSLNQITGKRLGGRPEVWKRWWAENKDKYLE
- a CDS encoding cyclodeaminase/cyclohydrolase family protein is translated as MPLQKYLDLLGSSNAVPGGGNASAFAGAMASALGKMVCDIIIKKSPAEQAKLLKKASGFFRKKSRELLSLSEKDCLAYESVMNAYKNPKEMEKEKTLRSKKIQSALIGAMDVPLKGMRAVLENLECLKGIGDCLKFNLNVKSDFGVAILLSQSAFNGCLMNVNANFVSIKDKAVIAKTEKEVKELINRQNTLLNELKDYL
- a CDS encoding RNA-binding protein produces the protein MQGNKLYVGNLSYEVTNEELKGLFTAHGTVNSVNIIQGKGFGFVEMGSPAEAEAAKAALDGQEFKGRQMRIDEARPPREGGGGPRKDFGKRY
- a CDS encoding nucleoside monophosphate kinase, translated to MAAHPKKQNAILLIGPTGSGKTPLGNFMEKKSWQGRRCRHFDFGENLRRIAVGRSSSMFNRKETAFIRDILSSGALLKDKDFLVAAKTLKYFIKKKRVKPDDFIILNGLPRHTGQAKVMAKTVDIKMLISLVSSPETILKRIKTNAGGDRKGRTDDNIESVAKKLELFRKHTVSLIEYYRKLGVKIASVTVSARTKPKNILNTLEQEQNRL
- the recO gene encoding DNA repair protein RecO; the encoded protein is MPCAHRRRFESRLPEIKMDYRKTQGIVIRVMDYRESSQIVTIYTRDYGKVTLMARGSRRQRKDMDGPFDLLTYCEVVYISNPLKQMNILTGSKIYDNFSALRNTYGKHLYGWMVAEMLNEITPPEDSNRSLFSLAKATLRNMCKTPLPESVRGGEPSGVKGDDETLKLLFFNFQVHALKHLGYLSAKNLKTTSFPRGIISRNDSRGVFALVENLLKAKTPLGHLKLSREMLTKLYGFLDKYISCITGRQLKVRMYDENKVILGTALCNNRAGNM
- a CDS encoding TIGR03960 family B12-binding radical SAM protein, encoding MSSVWKQIEPLLLNAQHPSQYIGGEVNSIVKDHSSVRLKLLLAFPDTYKIGMSHLGIQILYGIINKNPDMAAERVFTPWKDMEKVLKGNNIPLYSLETHTPIKEFDIIGFSLQHELCYTNTLNMLHLGGIPLKSAERRIEDPLVIAGGPAVFNPEPMSDFIDIFVIGDGEDILPKLCDEFLLLKKVHLKNRYEMIKMLVKRVPALYAPCLYDVIYNADGTVASIKPKDNDIPPTIKKAVLEDLDNAFYPTNPVIPFAEAVHDRINLEIMRGCPHSCRFCISNTIKSPVRYRSVETLVNLAEETYKSTGYDEISLLSLSSGDYPWLPELLTRLNARFRARKVSISLPSLHIDEQLRNLPAIMSAVRKEGFTMAPEAGSTRLRRTIDKPIGDEDLFEAIKSAYKNGWNLIKLYFMIGLPGETEEDIKMLSEMINKSSLMGKEATGWAGNINVTISPFTPKPHTAFQWVAMDSIEAIQAKQQLIKTLVRSNKIKLKFHDGSRNVLEGAMARGDRKLGKVILDVWKSGCRFDSWDEAFNFALWEEAFNKNGFSMDDYARRPRKPDEILPWSVIESGISPQRFLKEYEDALGAAVISN
- a CDS encoding zinc-dependent metalloprotease yields the protein MKKIFFLLLSIAALFAYLGCNSTDAGTENPAQKEESKDKEKPFAEVIKDYTPITGCFNIYYKADEGKAFLEIKPEQFDNIYLCSIVRESGDGGFFDSASMEDSFPFIFRKVNKTIQFIHKNVYYTADKSSPFYKAIERGVSDSLMGSAKIESAPHPETKGILIDLGNLFLQDFPLVSFILSEYAKQDYSFDRENSYFASLKSFSRNTEISVIMTFRSGRPKWENSALPDARGMTLRYHYSLSALPETGYTPRLADDRIGHFITMFQDYTTVLKDTPYIRYVERWRLEKAAPDAELSSPKQPIVFWMEKTIPTEFREAVKKGILLWNNAFEKIGIKDAIEVRQQPDDADWDPADIRYNTICWILKPRNGYAVGPSQANPLTGEIYAADIRISADIVRSTFLQMEELIEPVQNKSKHNRHHQCDYGNGLNFQAAFGLALLNSRGSVSPDDPEIKKFINDYITDLVVHEVGHTLGLRHNFKASSIRKIKELHDACITEKYGYSGSVMDYMPINIAPKGINQGAYWQTELGYYDYWAIEYAYKPLDAKTLDEEKKELDKIASRLGENDLSYGTDEDSFGFSPEGVDPLCNQWDLSDDPITFFRLRIELVKELWKNIAEGKFAEPGMRYTKMRNAFAAGFGAYSVAGLCASKFIGGLYFRRDHAGDPDNRLPFEPVSAEEQRAAIAFLREYIFAPDAFSFPAELLNKLSPERFPQFEHSNQKIDFPIHASVLNVQKPVLERIYHPMVLQRIIDTQLKYKENQDVFTLAELFARMRDAIWSELLVKSNLPAEASAQAGINSFRRALQKEHLEKLIQLAVKPPESIPSDATALARADLVALDSEMAKLLNDTIDITTKAHLEECRALIAGALKAGYQR
- a CDS encoding NAD(P)H-dependent oxidoreductase — protein: MQILVMYYSRSGNTKKLSEEIARGVKEVDGVSCLVKSVSEVTKEDFLESDGIIAGSPVYFGTMAAEMKAVFDKFVSVRRKMENKIGAAFATAGDSTGGKETTLMSIFQAMLIYGMIIAGDPLDATGHYGVACTGAPDTRTSENAAKLGKRVALLVKKIKS
- the scpB gene encoding SMC-Scp complex subunit ScpB, with the translated sequence MELFEVKKIVEALLFATEESLPANKIKNVIGDVALPAVKEAISELNKEYEAQNRAFFIQEIAGGFQMRTKPDYREWLAKLNIQREETKLSNAAMEVLSIIAYKQPVIRAEIESIRGVDSSAIVRALMEKGLVKMAGRSEELGHPILYGTAPKFLELLGLNSLQDLPKPVELK